Proteins co-encoded in one Desulfitobacterium hafniense DCB-2 genomic window:
- a CDS encoding DUF488 family protein, producing the protein MPRLYTVGHSLHSIEQFNKLLNSQAINCVIDVRSTPYSKYSPQFNTNELRKFLSINHKSYIFMGEEFGARRSESSLYDIDGLLDFEKVIRSALFQAGVKRVKSGLNKGYKIAFMCTEKDPLDCHRSILVGRAFQDEAFEVLNIHEDGSVENQKSLEERLLDLYFPDRNQTSIFDILEGGKSKDELVVEAYRLRNKEIGYKIGNEAGII; encoded by the coding sequence GTGCCGAGGCTTTACACTGTTGGGCATTCACTACACTCTATCGAGCAATTTAATAAACTGCTAAATAGTCAGGCTATTAACTGTGTGATAGACGTAAGAAGTACACCATATTCCAAGTATTCACCCCAGTTTAATACTAATGAATTAAGGAAGTTTTTAAGTATTAATCATAAATCTTATATTTTTATGGGAGAGGAATTTGGGGCACGTCGTTCTGAATCTTCACTATATGATATTGACGGCCTACTTGATTTTGAAAAGGTAATCAGAAGCGCTCTTTTCCAGGCGGGCGTCAAAAGAGTTAAAAGTGGTTTAAATAAAGGTTATAAGATAGCTTTTATGTGTACTGAAAAAGATCCTTTAGATTGCCATAGAAGTATTTTGGTCGGAAGAGCGTTCCAGGATGAGGCGTTTGAGGTTTTGAATATCCATGAGGATGGAAGCGTTGAAAACCAAAAAAGCTTAGAAGAAAGACTTCTTGATTTATACTTTCCAGATAGAAATCAAACAAGTATCTTTGATATTTTGGAAGGAGGAAAAAGCAAAGATGAATTGGTTGTTGAGGCCTATCGATTGCGAAATAAAGAAATTGGTTACAAGATTGGAAATGAGGCTGGGATAATATGA
- a CDS encoding ImmA/IrrE family metallo-endopeptidase: MRRPYITNDEMDIIAESVLSQAGLSTEWQGAVVKVDIDTLIEFEYGLEIVWQNIDYLSEDGIVLAAIMPKRKQICMNETKMELFMSKMGTMNFSKAHELGHWILHVLEQQDYEQLSFDDSEAYFCRGGSKRPPEEVQADMFAASLLMPRKIVTGAVNRLKERGKVDFPDLYRLKDDFEVSISALTNRVQQLGLLYIANQKVYMSQAEAIGQMSLF, from the coding sequence ATGCGCAGACCATATATTACAAATGATGAAATGGATATAATTGCTGAGTCCGTATTATCACAAGCCGGTCTATCCACCGAATGGCAAGGAGCGGTTGTAAAGGTCGATATTGACACGCTGATTGAATTTGAATACGGTTTGGAAATTGTGTGGCAAAATATTGATTATCTTTCGGAAGATGGTATTGTTCTTGCTGCAATAATGCCGAAACGTAAGCAGATTTGCATGAATGAAACTAAGATGGAGCTATTTATGTCAAAGATGGGGACTATGAACTTTTCTAAAGCCCATGAATTAGGTCATTGGATTCTACATGTGCTCGAACAGCAAGATTATGAGCAACTTAGCTTTGATGATAGCGAAGCATACTTTTGTCGAGGGGGTTCAAAGCGTCCCCCAGAAGAGGTACAAGCAGATATGTTTGCAGCTTCTTTACTTATGCCCAGAAAGATTGTAACAGGTGCTGTTAATCGCCTGAAAGAGCGTGGTAAAGTCGATTTTCCTGATCTTTATCGACTAAAGGATGATTTTGAAGTAAGTATATCGGCATTAACAAATCGAGTGCAACAGTTAGGTCTATTGTATATTGCTAATCAAAAGGTATATATGAGTCAAGCAGAGGCCATAGGACAAATGTCATTATTTTAA
- a CDS encoding DUF1659 domain-containing protein, with amino-acid sequence MAIVSEPLNSALVVVYQDGYTPAGAPVSRQKSISYVRPDASEEALYEIAQALFSLSLHPVLDVQLKKNFRLKEE; translated from the coding sequence ATGGCCATTGTGTCTGAACCACTCAATTCTGCACTGGTAGTGGTCTATCAGGACGGCTACACACCTGCCGGAGCGCCGGTGAGCCGTCAGAAGAGTATAAGCTATGTACGTCCCGATGCTTCCGAGGAAGCGCTCTATGAAATCGCCCAGGCCCTGTTCAGCCTCTCCCTTCACCCGGTTCTGGATGTGCAGTTGAAAAAGAATTTCCGGCTGAAGGAAGAATAA
- a CDS encoding helix-turn-helix domain-containing protein: protein MYQRLRDLREDRDLTQQDLADLLKVSQATYSRYESGALDIPSTSLIKLARFYKTSVDYLLGLTNDRKPSR from the coding sequence ATGTATCAACGGTTGCGCGATTTACGGGAAGACCGGGATCTGACTCAGCAGGATTTGGCAGATTTACTTAAGGTGAGTCAGGCGACTTACTCCAGGTATGAAAGCGGGGCACTCGATATTCCCAGCACTTCGCTGATAAAGCTTGCGCGGTTTTATAAAACCAGTGTTGATTATTTGCTGGGGTTGACGAATGATAGGAAGCCCTCCCGTTGA
- a CDS encoding spore germination protein, whose amino-acid sequence MTKSAIHPIDIDKISTRLSGISARVVPCTGGDAITVLFIRQLTDRALLSECILKPLIARAAAGKTPPAEELRDRVLYVDHCALDDNPDAIDAYLLDGYTVLLGPWGGRYLVSDIKKIESKSIDSPELQYTLRGARDCFIENLDTNLSLIRYRIKDPRLKIAMLETGKRTRTSVAVVYIEDIANPGIVKDILQRIARIRIDGIVESGELQKQILNSKWSLFPQTGIVERSDMACGALLEGKVIILVEGSGLGLIAPKVFHEFLISCDDIYDNKYLALLTKGLRFIALFLSITLGALYIAIISFHHDTLPSEYILTLAAMRANVPFNAFTGIVQLEIIVEIIRESLLRIPKKIGGAIGILGAIIIGQAAMASGMYSPLLLIIVSTELLASFMIPDYTLMNPFRILKVLMILLSAVFGLIGFTLGLCLIVTVIVSSNSFGVAYAAPSAPFNREDFLGKLFPDKSISPKRPNFLKTTDQTRIESDERKQ is encoded by the coding sequence ATGACAAAATCAGCAATCCATCCTATCGACATCGACAAAATCAGTACGCGGCTCAGCGGCATTTCGGCGCGGGTCGTTCCCTGTACGGGCGGGGATGCTATCACGGTTTTGTTTATCCGGCAGCTCACCGACCGGGCGCTGCTGTCCGAGTGTATACTCAAGCCGCTGATTGCCCGCGCCGCCGCTGGGAAAACGCCCCCGGCGGAAGAGCTCCGGGATCGGGTCCTGTATGTGGATCATTGCGCGCTGGATGACAATCCCGACGCCATAGACGCTTATCTGCTGGATGGATATACCGTGCTGCTGGGTCCCTGGGGCGGGCGCTATCTGGTGTCAGATATCAAAAAGATTGAAAGCAAAAGCATTGACAGCCCGGAACTTCAATACACGCTGCGCGGGGCGCGGGACTGCTTCATTGAGAATCTCGACACCAATCTGTCCCTGATCCGGTACCGAATCAAAGATCCCCGCCTGAAAATCGCCATGCTGGAAACGGGGAAACGAACCAGAACATCGGTGGCCGTGGTCTATATCGAGGATATCGCCAATCCCGGCATTGTGAAGGATATCCTACAGAGGATTGCCAGGATAAGGATAGACGGCATCGTCGAATCCGGCGAGCTGCAAAAGCAAATCCTCAACAGCAAATGGAGCCTATTCCCCCAAACGGGCATTGTGGAACGTTCGGATATGGCCTGCGGCGCACTGCTGGAGGGAAAGGTCATCATCCTGGTGGAGGGCAGCGGGCTGGGGCTGATCGCCCCCAAGGTTTTCCATGAGTTTCTCATCTCCTGCGACGACATCTACGACAATAAATACCTGGCCCTCCTCACCAAGGGCCTGCGGTTCATCGCCTTGTTTCTTTCCATTACCCTGGGTGCGCTGTATATCGCCATCATTTCCTTTCATCATGACACGCTCCCCTCGGAATATATCCTGACCCTGGCGGCTATGCGGGCCAACGTGCCCTTTAACGCCTTTACAGGCATTGTACAGCTGGAAATCATCGTGGAAATCATCCGGGAATCCTTGCTGCGCATTCCCAAGAAGATCGGCGGGGCCATCGGCATTCTGGGGGCCATTATTATCGGACAGGCCGCCATGGCCTCCGGCATGTACAGCCCACTGCTGCTGATCATCGTTTCCACCGAATTGCTCGCCTCGTTCATGATCCCGGATTATACCCTGATGAACCCCTTCCGGATTTTGAAGGTTCTCATGATTCTGCTTTCCGCGGTCTTCGGCTTGATCGGCTTTACCCTGGGCCTGTGCCTGATCGTGACCGTGATCGTTTCGTCGAACAGCTTTGGCGTCGCCTACGCCGCACCCAGCGCGCCTTTCAACCGCGAAGATTTTTTAGGAAAGCTTTTTCCGGACAAAAGTATTTCACCTAAGCGCCCTAATTTTCTAAAAACCACCGATCAAACGCGCATTGAATCGGATGAAAGGAAACAATGA
- a CDS encoding DUF2922 domain-containing protein, with amino-acid sequence MAISTNKILRLSFSTAGGKTFTLSILNPREDLSQAEILSVMDRMIEEDILMTTSGALTGVKDIKVVSTVVNDLFDPVQP; translated from the coding sequence ATGGCGATTTCAACGAATAAAATCCTCCGGCTCAGTTTCAGTACTGCCGGAGGAAAGACATTCACCCTGTCGATTCTCAACCCCCGGGAGGATCTGAGCCAGGCTGAAATTCTCTCCGTTATGGATCGGATGATCGAGGAAGATATTTTAATGACGACCAGCGGCGCCCTTACGGGAGTCAAGGACATCAAGGTCGTCAGCACCGTCGTCAATGATTTGTTCGATCCAGTTCAGCCTTAA
- a CDS encoding CPCC family cysteine-rich protein, with protein sequence MGGRGLHSGVVARQTTIYDQIERQEIADIIQESKRQREALADGGGGGITPPSLFKKCACCGEYTIPVKTKYETCLTCGWIDDPYQNGHPESLDGKNPLSLKQAREEFRARRLG encoded by the coding sequence ATGGGTGGCAGAGGCCTACATTCTGGAGTAGTAGCCCGACAAACGACAATTTATGATCAGATCGAGCGTCAGGAGATAGCAGATATTATTCAAGAGAGCAAAAGGCAAAGAGAAGCCCTAGCTGATGGAGGTGGGGGCGGCATAACGCCACCAAGCCTATTTAAAAAGTGCGCATGTTGTGGTGAATACACTATCCCAGTAAAAACCAAATATGAGACCTGCCTGACGTGTGGATGGATTGATGACCCGTATCAGAATGGACATCCCGAAAGCCTCGATGGAAAAAATCCACTTTCACTAAAACAAGCACGTGAAGAGTTTAGGGCCAGGAGATTAGGTTAA
- a CDS encoding AAA family ATPase gives MALKKICLENFTVFDKMEIEFCDGVNVLIGENGTGKTHIMKLLYAACQSAHASKKVISFPQKIVQVFKPDHANISRLLSRKAGNGSAKVHVISGNNTLKTSFNLKTKNWDAEVVGAQAWEKQLSNLTSTFIPAKEILSNSKNLVNAINVGNVDFDDTYKDIISVASVDINRGPNNVQKEKYLQILQDITDGKVSYENEEFYLLPGNQAKLEFQLVAEGMRKIALLWQLIKNGTLEQGTVLFWDEPEANINPKHIPALVEVLLNLQGDGVQIFIATHDYVLAKYLEIRMADANKIRFHSLYKKEGRVEVESNHNFKDLVNNSIAEAYNKLLDEVFEQTTKG, from the coding sequence ATGGCGCTTAAAAAGATATGCCTAGAAAACTTTACAGTCTTCGATAAGATGGAGATAGAATTTTGTGATGGGGTCAATGTCTTGATCGGAGAAAATGGTACCGGTAAAACCCATATCATGAAATTGCTTTATGCTGCTTGCCAATCAGCTCATGCCAGTAAAAAGGTGATCAGTTTTCCGCAAAAGATTGTCCAAGTGTTTAAGCCTGACCATGCCAATATTTCCCGATTGCTAAGCCGCAAGGCTGGAAATGGCTCGGCTAAGGTACACGTTATTTCGGGAAACAACACGCTGAAGACTTCTTTTAACCTTAAAACTAAGAATTGGGATGCAGAAGTGGTCGGAGCACAGGCGTGGGAGAAGCAGTTGTCGAATTTGACCAGCACGTTCATTCCGGCCAAAGAGATCTTGTCAAACTCTAAAAACCTCGTCAACGCTATCAATGTTGGCAACGTGGATTTTGATGATACGTATAAAGATATTATTTCCGTCGCCAGTGTCGATATAAACCGTGGACCGAATAACGTTCAAAAGGAAAAATATCTGCAGATTCTCCAAGATATTACTGATGGAAAAGTAAGTTATGAAAATGAAGAATTTTATCTGTTGCCGGGCAATCAAGCTAAATTAGAGTTTCAACTGGTGGCCGAAGGAATGCGCAAAATAGCTTTATTATGGCAGCTCATAAAAAATGGAACTCTTGAGCAGGGGACCGTTTTGTTTTGGGATGAGCCGGAAGCCAACATCAACCCAAAACATATCCCGGCGCTAGTTGAGGTGCTTTTGAATCTACAAGGGGATGGGGTGCAAATTTTTATTGCCACCCACGACTATGTATTGGCCAAATATTTAGAAATTAGAATGGCTGATGCAAATAAAATTCGCTTTCATTCTCTCTATAAAAAAGAAGGCCGGGTAGAAGTTGAAAGCAACCATAATTTTAAAGACCTGGTCAACAACTCAATTGCCGAAGCTTATAACAAGCTATTAGATGAGGTCTTTGAACAGACGACGAAGGGGTGA
- a CDS encoding pPIWI_RE module domain-containing protein yields MKILAHYLQLNAFELGENTIPQIPLYQMEFPHEWTVLLKGIMDGYHSPVKLTDLRAKLQMLFPQILGGYDNLLTEGQAYPWLIATEPIQEVWLERLTRNWLKNELLKKQKYGAKAAEISPVNLNWERYNLPIQWDNCVRYQVIPGLFTHAFCQEIRYLNLPGGVDIPLKFVQVFYGKKHECMSLPFLNNQPQFSYIIHFDVTNRGGEADRLLLNVRIGMRRFHTAPVLANENPYELLNKKGTLLLGMSNPFVLTDTSLTVLSTLKFRRAKDSSALAQWVSAEEDLFFDVLKENLSIDQFLASPLSYWSESGKVKGYLVHSSQVYQNEPDVKTGLGLPERTALLDLVSRTFNLKARLDFLEKVSCGGRLKHLPIKAPERTFINLELWMSPDMYKECVELLAQIQFDNSNGGRLLWPTDKPDEFILNANPEVVVALQHRDDAFLTQELDPEGLREQRVSEIKKRVTVAERDKLTLALIEIGEKKSYKKLDPKAAVRSGLAKTGRMTQFMYKLNHELNGRRRSKEDEEKSIMKTNLGIVTNAFLDLLADAGFVRANIPLIAEGEHIVVTGIIKRKVRLNSRRTNTEYLPVLLWFDGREIKVKRLGETLWLPMHKALLDFSKTRPFDNMWKESSQRFINWLEQEIESILLSTSEVPIYLFADAGLRQYWWKNLQNPIITSRDLPFTKRIIDEERLKFVRLNRTDDVPQYEIFDTNKNSSLNRYKGLFRDGEIYYSVGSKPDTIRAKLEITKYNTPREIILKQQAVEILPTGVKDQEEAAQLAQRAHLLREGNLTYARSTAQPFPLHLLKSLSKYWEAENARAIEDEDEQGNLEYDSYGNDFEEGIKSSIRRRCGQILRFKR; encoded by the coding sequence GTGAAAATTTTGGCACACTATTTGCAACTCAATGCGTTTGAACTGGGAGAAAATACTATTCCTCAAATTCCACTTTATCAGATGGAATTCCCCCATGAATGGACTGTGCTGCTAAAAGGAATCATGGATGGATATCACTCCCCGGTGAAATTAACCGACTTAAGAGCCAAGTTGCAGATGTTATTTCCTCAGATACTGGGGGGATATGATAATCTGCTTACAGAAGGGCAAGCTTATCCATGGCTAATTGCCACTGAGCCTATTCAAGAAGTATGGCTGGAACGTTTGACTCGCAATTGGTTAAAAAATGAATTGCTAAAAAAACAAAAATATGGGGCTAAAGCGGCAGAGATTTCTCCCGTTAATCTCAATTGGGAAAGGTACAATTTACCGATACAGTGGGATAATTGCGTTCGCTATCAAGTCATTCCAGGATTATTTACCCATGCGTTTTGCCAGGAAATTCGGTATTTGAACCTTCCTGGCGGTGTTGATATTCCTTTAAAGTTTGTTCAGGTGTTTTATGGAAAGAAGCACGAATGCATGAGCTTACCTTTTCTGAACAACCAACCTCAGTTTTCTTATATTATTCACTTTGATGTAACAAATCGGGGTGGGGAAGCAGACCGTCTGCTGCTAAATGTTAGAATCGGAATGCGCCGTTTTCATACTGCCCCTGTCCTTGCCAACGAAAATCCTTATGAGTTACTGAATAAAAAGGGGACGTTGCTGTTAGGGATGTCCAATCCTTTTGTTCTTACTGATACTTCGTTAACGGTTCTATCTACATTAAAATTCCGGCGAGCAAAAGATTCATCTGCTTTAGCTCAATGGGTTTCTGCAGAAGAAGACTTGTTCTTTGATGTTCTTAAAGAAAATCTGTCTATTGATCAGTTTTTGGCCAGTCCTTTAAGCTACTGGTCAGAGTCAGGCAAGGTGAAGGGTTATCTGGTTCATTCCAGTCAAGTTTATCAAAATGAGCCAGATGTTAAAACGGGGCTGGGCTTGCCTGAACGAACGGCTTTGCTTGATTTAGTATCTCGAACCTTTAACTTAAAAGCCCGTCTCGACTTTCTTGAGAAAGTCAGCTGTGGAGGGAGATTAAAGCATTTACCGATAAAAGCGCCTGAAAGGACCTTTATCAACTTAGAACTCTGGATGAGTCCGGACATGTATAAGGAATGCGTAGAGCTGCTTGCTCAGATCCAATTTGATAACAGCAATGGCGGAAGGTTACTTTGGCCCACAGATAAACCGGATGAATTTATCTTAAATGCCAATCCGGAGGTAGTAGTTGCGCTGCAACATCGCGATGATGCGTTTCTTACGCAAGAGCTTGATCCTGAAGGGTTGAGAGAGCAACGAGTCTCTGAAATCAAAAAAAGAGTCACTGTTGCAGAACGCGATAAACTGACTCTGGCTTTGATTGAGATTGGAGAGAAAAAGAGCTACAAAAAATTAGACCCTAAAGCAGCAGTGCGTTCAGGGTTGGCTAAAACAGGACGAATGACTCAATTCATGTATAAGTTAAATCATGAATTGAATGGGCGAAGAAGGAGTAAGGAAGACGAAGAAAAAAGCATAATGAAAACCAATCTTGGTATTGTAACAAATGCTTTCCTTGACTTATTGGCAGATGCCGGTTTTGTTCGGGCTAATATTCCCCTTATTGCCGAGGGAGAACATATTGTAGTGACCGGCATTATAAAACGAAAGGTTCGCCTTAACTCTAGGCGCACAAACACTGAGTACCTGCCTGTGCTATTGTGGTTTGACGGGCGAGAAATCAAAGTGAAACGGTTGGGTGAAACACTTTGGTTGCCTATGCATAAAGCGCTTTTGGACTTCAGCAAAACCAGACCTTTTGATAATATGTGGAAAGAAAGCTCACAGAGGTTTATTAATTGGTTGGAACAAGAAATCGAAAGCATTCTTCTTAGTACTTCCGAGGTACCAATTTACTTGTTCGCGGATGCGGGATTACGTCAATATTGGTGGAAGAACTTGCAAAATCCAATAATAACGTCACGAGATCTTCCCTTTACTAAACGTATAATTGATGAGGAAAGATTAAAATTTGTTAGGTTAAACCGCACGGATGATGTACCGCAATATGAGATTTTTGACACGAATAAAAACAGTAGCTTGAATAGGTACAAAGGATTATTCCGAGACGGGGAGATTTATTACAGTGTGGGTTCTAAGCCGGACACTATCCGGGCTAAGCTTGAAATCACTAAATATAATACACCTCGAGAGATTATTCTTAAACAGCAAGCGGTGGAGATACTGCCTACCGGAGTGAAAGATCAAGAGGAAGCAGCTCAGCTCGCTCAACGAGCGCATCTTTTACGCGAGGGAAATTTGACCTATGCTCGCAGTACTGCGCAGCCCTTTCCGTTGCATTTATTGAAGAGTTTATCAAAATATTGGGAGGCTGAAAACGCAAGAGCCATAGAGGATGAAGATGAGCAAGGTAATTTAGAATATGATAGCTATGGAAATGATTTTGAAGAAGGAATAAAATCATCTATTCGACGAAGGTGTGGGCAAATTTTGAGGTTTAAGAGATGA
- a CDS encoding DUF4417 domain-containing protein, protein MNNSKFTSEVLRQDPSLLRNSYPTSGKWDMPIIKKSEVDITGVKLIRADHIRRKDNRAVADKTVHFFVEDNKLDRYYDNPENYRLRLAQYAHVLTPDYSLYIDMPLSIQIYNTFRSRYCGADWQDYGLSVIPTVSWSTSESYDFCFDGIELGSVVAVSTVGGLRNNKLSKEEFKKLFLEGYWEMKRRINPRQVLCYGTAFCEMGEEVISVPYFETIRRGK, encoded by the coding sequence GTGAATAATAGTAAATTTACAAGTGAAGTATTACGGCAAGATCCTAGTCTGTTGAGAAATAGTTATCCTACCAGTGGAAAATGGGATATGCCAATTATTAAAAAGAGTGAGGTTGATATCACTGGAGTTAAGTTAATTCGGGCTGACCATATTCGAAGGAAAGATAATAGAGCAGTTGCAGATAAAACTGTACATTTTTTTGTCGAAGATAATAAACTGGACAGATATTATGACAATCCCGAGAATTATAGGTTGCGTCTAGCTCAGTATGCCCACGTCCTTACACCGGACTATAGTTTGTATATAGATATGCCATTATCAATACAAATATATAATACATTTAGAAGTCGTTATTGTGGAGCAGATTGGCAGGATTATGGATTATCAGTTATTCCTACTGTAAGTTGGAGTACCAGTGAAAGCTATGATTTTTGCTTTGACGGCATTGAATTAGGTTCAGTTGTTGCGGTATCTACGGTAGGAGGGCTGAGAAACAACAAATTATCCAAAGAAGAGTTTAAAAAGCTCTTTTTAGAAGGGTATTGGGAAATGAAAAGACGCATTAATCCCCGACAGGTGCTTTGCTATGGAACAGCATTTTGTGAGATGGGAGAAGAAGTTATTAGTGTACCATATTTTGAAACAATTAGGAGGGGAAAGTAA
- a CDS encoding helix-turn-helix domain-containing protein: MSDFGNTLKNLRKQHKITQRDLAERVGVDFTYISKIETGAIANPPSEKTIIQIAKVLGTNADELILLAKKVPETIRETIVDDDLAAAFLRKVPRFSEEQRKIIKDLIDEV; this comes from the coding sequence ATGAGTGATTTTGGAAACACATTAAAAAATCTTCGCAAGCAACACAAGATCACTCAACGTGATTTAGCCGAAAGGGTTGGGGTGGATTTTACTTATATTAGCAAGATTGAAACAGGGGCAATTGCGAATCCTCCTTCAGAGAAGACAATTATTCAGATTGCCAAAGTCTTGGGAACCAATGCAGACGAGTTGATCTTGTTAGCCAAAAAAGTTCCGGAAACGATCCGCGAAACAATTGTTGACGATGATTTAGCTGCCGCTTTTTTACGCAAAGTACCACGATTTTCAGAAGAACAACGAAAGATAATTAAGGACCTTATCGACGAGGTGTAA
- a CDS encoding NAD(P)/FAD-dependent oxidoreductase gives MKVAIIGAGMAGLSCAITLEKHGITPFIFEKRAGVGDRFVNAESMFHILNRPVKNCVPYLREKFGIRLDPLTKVSRIEIHSKHEKGVISGDIGYLNIRGRHEDSYDRQLRDQVSAPIEYHSEQEYETLCKGFDAVVLATGDAEYACRLGNFRADFTGSVRGATVTGSFQADTPHVWFDCDVLPKGYGWVIPYSDQEANVVMFSPDYPSNIKRDHEEMWNQFYGMVSQDLHQPFRMTDQFSFKHYIVGICNQPKLENTYFTGNCFGAVSPGFGFGQFTSILSGVYSAYDICGLGDYAELTKPLRANYENSLILRRFLENMTNEDFDFVAKNINMKLISRFVNNLCDSEGRMDLLKDVTPLMKLFNRLQEGKNR, from the coding sequence ATGAAGGTTGCCATCATAGGAGCGGGAATGGCGGGGTTATCCTGCGCCATCACCTTGGAAAAGCACGGCATTACGCCGTTCATCTTTGAGAAAAGAGCCGGCGTCGGGGATCGTTTTGTCAACGCGGAGAGCATGTTCCACATTCTCAACCGGCCGGTAAAAAACTGCGTCCCCTATCTGCGGGAAAAATTCGGCATCCGGCTGGACCCACTGACGAAGGTCTCCCGAATCGAGATCCACTCCAAACACGAGAAGGGCGTCATCAGCGGGGATATCGGCTACCTGAACATACGGGGAAGGCACGAGGATTCCTACGACAGGCAACTCAGGGACCAGGTCTCAGCCCCCATCGAATACCATTCGGAGCAGGAATACGAGACCCTGTGCAAGGGCTTCGACGCAGTCGTGCTGGCGACGGGGGATGCCGAATATGCCTGCCGCCTGGGCAACTTTCGGGCCGACTTCACCGGCTCCGTCCGGGGCGCTACCGTAACGGGCAGTTTCCAGGCGGATACGCCCCATGTCTGGTTTGACTGCGACGTGCTCCCCAAGGGCTACGGCTGGGTCATCCCCTATTCGGATCAGGAAGCCAATGTGGTGATGTTCAGTCCGGATTATCCCAGCAATATCAAGCGGGATCACGAGGAGATGTGGAATCAATTCTACGGCATGGTCAGCCAGGATTTGCATCAGCCATTCCGCATGACGGATCAATTCTCATTCAAACATTATATCGTCGGCATCTGCAATCAACCGAAGCTGGAAAACACGTATTTCACGGGCAATTGCTTCGGGGCGGTATCCCCCGGATTTGGCTTCGGTCAATTCACTTCCATTCTGAGCGGGGTCTACAGCGCTTACGACATCTGCGGTCTCGGGGACTACGCCGAGCTTACCAAACCGCTGCGGGCCAATTATGAGAACTCACTGATTCTCAGGCGTTTTTTGGAGAATATGACTAACGAGGATTTTGATTTTGTGGCGAAAAATATAAATATGAAGCTGATCAGCCGTTTTGTGAACAACCTCTGCGACAGCGAGGGACGTATGGATCTACTCAAGGACGTGACGCCGCTCATGAAGCTGTTCAACCGACTGCAAGAGGGCAAAAACAGGTAG